One window of the Candidozyma auris chromosome 6, complete sequence genome contains the following:
- a CDS encoding nascent polypeptide-associated complex subunit alpha, with amino-acid sequence MSVEEIPQGAEVNIISKNEKKSREIVKKFNLKQVKGISRVTFKQKGNVIYAIDEPDVYKSAAGTYVVFGEAKVDDMTQRLAAQAQQQAASSTGDSQTTEDSVVDKSPESITADLEKASLNTNKADEVVDEEDVNEDGLDPSDIDIIVEQTQVSRAKAIAALRKHKNDMVNAIMELS; translated from the coding sequence ATGTCAGTCGAAGAAATTCCACAAGGTGCCGAAGTAAACATCATTTCAAAAAACgagaaaaaatcaagagagattgtcaagaaattcaacttgaagcagGTGAAAGGGATTTCTAGAGTGACTTTCAAGCAAAAGGGAAATGTGATCTACGCCATTGACGAGCCCGATGTTTACAAATCTGCTGCCGGTACTTATGTTGTGTTCGGTGAGGCGAAGGTTGATGATATGACTCAGCGTCTTGCTGCTCAAGCGCAACAGCAAGCAGCTTCGTCTACAGGTGACTCCCAGACAACTGAAGATTCGGTCGTTGACAAATCCCCCGAATCTATTACCGCTGACCTCGAGAAGGCAAGTTTGAATACTAACAAGgctgatgaagttgttgacgaagaagatgtgaaTGAAGACGGTTTGGACCCTTCCGATATTGACATCATTGTTGAGCAGACCCAAGTGTCAAGGGCGAAGGCAATCGCTGCATTGAGGAAGCACAAGAATGATATGGTGAATGCCATCATGGAGTTGTCTTAG